Genomic DNA from Paenibacillus donghaensis:
TTGCAAATCTGCATCTAATTCACGGATTTTTCCCGTTTTGAAGCAAATAAGTGCCATAATGCACTTAATTTCCGATTCTGAGCGCTGAACAACCGATTTACTCGTAATTAGTTGCATATTCGCACTTATTTATCTTCTAACAGCCGTTTTCGTTGAAATTAAGTGCGTTTTCGCATCTAATTTTTTTGAAAGGATCTGTGTAGCAGCATTCACATCCTCAGTGGTCCTAAGTAGTAACCAGCTTCGCAACTAAATAGATGGATTGGGTTTATGAAAACTAAACGCTAAAAACTAAACGCCAAGAGCCAAATACTAAGCATCCCTATGATTGCGAAGGCTTCAGCGTCAACCGCCAGAACAGCAGCGCTGCTGCGCTGACGGCGGCTCCCAGCAGGCATACCCCGCTCCAGCCGGCGTAGCCGTAAATGGTAGTCGATGCGATGGAGCCAGCCGCGCTGCCGATGGAATAGAATACCATATAAGCGGCAGTAAGCCGGCTGCGGGCTTCCGGCCGTACACGCAGAATCAGACTCTGATTCGTAACATGGACGGCCTGAACTGCCAGATCGAGCAAGATAATGCCGATCACAACCGCGGTCAGCGAGCGGTCCAGCCAGGAGAGCGGCAGCCAGGAGAGCAGCAGCAGGAGCAGCGCGATCCCGGTGGTCCGCTCTCCGAAGCCGCGGTCTGCCAGTCCGCCTGCCTGCACGGCCCCCAAAGCTCCCGCAACCCCGGCCAAACCAAAGGCGCCGATGGCCGTATGGGACAGCTCATAAGGCGGTGCGCTGAGCGGCAGCACCAGCGAGGTCCACAAGATACTGAAGGCGCTGAAGATCAGCAGCGCCAGCACGGCCCGCACACGCAGAATCCGCTCCTGTTTATACAGGGCGAGTACAGAACGAAGCAGCTGGAGATAGGACAAAGTGGCTTTGTCCACGTCCTGGCGGGGAAGTGCGCGGAACATAACGCCTGCCAGTATAAGCATCAGCACCGCAGAGAACTGATAGACTGAGCGCCAGCCGGCCCAATCGGTCAACAGACCGGCAACTGTTCTTGCCAGCAGGATGCCGATGACAATACCGCTGGTGACCAGCCCAACCGTGCGCCCCCGTTCCGCCGGCGAAGCCAGACTGGCTGCGTAGGCGACAAGCACCTGCGTTACCACGGCCATCAGTCCGGCCCCGGCGAGGCCAGCCAGCAGCACCGTGAATGTGGGTGCGAAGCTGACGGCTGCCAGAGCGGCTGTGGACAGCAGCATCTGGGTGACGATCAGCCTGCGCCGGTTGAGCAGGTCGCCGAGCGGTACCAGGAGCAGCAGCCCAAGCGCGTAACACAGTTGGGTAACTGTGATGACGACGCCAATAGAGGAGGGGGCAACCTGCAGATCCTCTGCCAGCGTGTCCAGCAGAGGCTGGGCGTAATAAATGTTGGCGACTGAAAGCCCGCAGGCAATGGCAAATAATAGCGCCATAGAGCGGGACAACGAGGAGGCGGGGGGAACTTGATCAGTGTTTTGATCCGTACTTTTATGGAACGTAGTATCCAATTCTGTAGATCATCCTCTCAGGAGTTCCATACCGAACATCATAACGTACTAATCGGTATGAAAAGAATAGAGAAAATATACCCTGCTAAATCATTGATGTCAATAGTATGTTGAAAAATTGCTGTGGATTTTTGACATATGCTGCTGAAAGGTATACGATCATTTTATACTGATTGATATGAAATGGAGCGGTGAATATATGGTCAGACAAAGAGAATTTAACGAGGATGAGGTGCTTGAGGCGGCGATGCTGACGTTCTGGGAGAAAGGCTTTGAAGCAACCTCTCTGAGCGATCTGACTGCGCGGATGGGCATCCAGCGCCCCAGCATCTATTCAGCTTTTGGGGACAAACAGCAGTTATTCGAAGCCGCGCTGCGTAAATACGCCAGCAAGCATGCGGCAGAGGTGCGGAGCAAGCTGCAGAGCCAGTCTTCAGCGAAAGCAGCACTGCGGGAGTATTTCCGAGGACTGGTGGCGGAGGAATATGAAGGTGGGGATGGCAGAGGCTGCTTTTGTATCAATACA
This window encodes:
- a CDS encoding MFS transporter; translation: MALLFAIACGLSVANIYYAQPLLDTLAEDLQVAPSSIGVVITVTQLCYALGLLLLVPLGDLLNRRRLIVTQMLLSTAALAAVSFAPTFTVLLAGLAGAGLMAVVTQVLVAYAASLASPAERGRTVGLVTSGIVIGILLARTVAGLLTDWAGWRSVYQFSAVLMLILAGVMFRALPRQDVDKATLSYLQLLRSVLALYKQERILRVRAVLALLIFSAFSILWTSLVLPLSAPPYELSHTAIGAFGLAGVAGALGAVQAGGLADRGFGERTTGIALLLLLLSWLPLSWLDRSLTAVVIGIILLDLAVQAVHVTNQSLILRVRPEARSRLTAAYMVFYSIGSAAGSIASTTIYGYAGWSGVCLLGAAVSAAALLFWRLTLKPSQS
- a CDS encoding TetR/AcrR family transcriptional regulator; this encodes MVRQREFNEDEVLEAAMLTFWEKGFEATSLSDLTARMGIQRPSIYSAFGDKQQLFEAALRKYASKHAAEVRSKLQSQSSAKAALREYFRGLVAEEYEGGDGRGCFCINTMVELAPHDERFEILTREHQMYLATIFQETLERGVQSGELGAQIQPRVLAQTFVIFLIGLTVMMKSRPERIFLDNAVATLLTLLD